In Hahella sp. KA22, one genomic interval encodes:
- a CDS encoding condensation domain-containing protein yields the protein MAQLQGWTPSSPAVTAQPRTGAWLVSVDADCKARIEALTARLKISVPEYFMAVFTQFKSGLDQQAEQLVSMIFHGRDNLAQQTVIAPLMTLLPVRVAMGSEQGGALLQEVSSAVREACRHYLYDAEDLGARHPDLSREALYPSAFFGYFNKDGFTGRIAGVPCRQLELTGVAGAQSQWSLTCEVAEHDAGFEIRLEALAYRAEAAQEDWGARFKEALQCALD from the coding sequence CTGGCGCAACTGCAAGGTTGGACGCCGTCCTCGCCGGCGGTCACTGCTCAACCGCGCACCGGCGCATGGCTGGTCTCTGTGGACGCCGACTGCAAGGCGCGCATTGAAGCGCTGACCGCCAGACTGAAGATCAGCGTTCCGGAATACTTCATGGCGGTGTTCACCCAGTTCAAGAGCGGGCTCGACCAGCAGGCGGAGCAACTGGTCTCCATGATCTTCCACGGCCGCGACAATCTGGCGCAACAGACGGTCATCGCGCCGCTGATGACCCTGTTGCCTGTGCGGGTGGCCATGGGGTCGGAGCAGGGGGGCGCCTTGTTGCAAGAGGTGTCCAGTGCGGTCCGCGAGGCCTGCCGCCATTACCTGTACGATGCGGAGGACCTCGGCGCCCGTCATCCTGACCTGTCCAGAGAGGCGCTGTATCCCTCCGCCTTTTTCGGCTACTTCAATAAAGACGGCTTTACCGGCCGCATCGCCGGAGTCCCCTGTCGCCAGCTTGAGCTGACCGGCGTGGCGGGAGCGCAGTCGCAGTGGAGCCTGACCTGCGAGGTGGCGGAACATGACGCCGGCTTTGAAATCAGGCTGGAGGCATTGGCGTATCGCGCCGAGGCGGCGCAGGAAGACTGGGGCGCCCGCTTCAAGGAAGCGCTGCAATGTGCGCTGGATTGA
- a CDS encoding non-ribosomal peptide synthetase translates to MFTKSLSDSNSGHLDQTDPGVDAVADDCVHDLFERQAARTPDAVALRFGAQTLTYEALNRRANRLARELRRQYGDAMAVVGVCLDRGMDAIVAVLGALKAGAAYAPVDMSYPVERQAYILRDSNVSVVISRGEIIRTLPDAFAFLDMDAYDFSGDANDDEAQNSPRACAPEDLAYLIYTSGSTGTPKGVCMPHKALVNLLDWQIREQGDYAGKKTLQFSPLSFDVSFQEIFATLASGGELVLMANELRLDPLALLTLIESQQAQRIFLPYVALNSLALAAVAEDRYPGGLLDVVTAGEQLVITPAIRQFFSALPNCRLHNHYGPSESHVVTAHTLTGHPRSWPDLPSVGAAIDQVELFVLDENNRPLRDETPGELCIGGLQLAYGYHQRPQETAARFVDIDVDGGGPRRLYRTGDLARWRPDGLLDILGRIDFQVKIRGYRVELGEVEAMLMRHPAVRDAVVAAQGEDADSKCLAAFVLVSERALQRQTPEGVQESIRRYMQEQAPDYMRPAAVVIMERFPLSASGKVDRKAFPVIAHRAANNGDAMPPETALERLLAEVWSELLGVQDIGRSAHFFNLGGHSLLIVKMMLALRRRGFIVDAHTLYRHPVLADLATQLRRFDAQQGTATLAANETRPTLWSQLSQEEQTAIAAVTGGPANIKDVCPLGPLQQGMFYHTLANPAADPYVLWQATRFASADLLHGYLDALRNTISRHDAFRVSIAYKGLAQPLQVVWREAPLAVEEVHAEREGEDAVTALKRRCAASAQRFDIARAPLQRCYYCYDAQNGQWVLLHLLHHLAVDHATVEKMQQEIEAQLLGKALAPVSAVSFSQTRSGLYSDINTAARKTDTAERKAFFDAMLQDYEPGPAPLGLEQYLTGEDAVTEAWRSLSPAQSAQIRRQARAHGVSVAAIIHLAWAQVVGCLSGRDDVVFGTVLLGRMFAGDEAESAMGQFINTLPIRLRLGALPVLEGLWNAQDRLMQLVKHEQASLAQAQKSAQVQGETPLFTTMLNYRHSDVRNVPSADPFQALNPSAVEGVSYSGVMERTTYPVSVNVDDFGDDFVVNAQVTQGHDPERVCDFFETALREIVGALEAAPETRLGRLSAMPEQERDLVVRRWNQTQADFPGEACLHWLIEAQAARTPDAVAVEFGEETLTYGQLNRRANQLARYLKEDVGVGPDAIVGVCVERSLEMVVALLAVLKAGAAYAPLDPHYPGDRLDYMLRDAAPKAVLTHAQVPADVNALLAAYAVEREARLIDLNATSAWEHKRSVDLSREETAVNASHLAYVIYTSGSTGRPKGVMNEHRGVVNRLTWMQKAHALTAEDAVLQKTPFSFDVSVWEFFWPLMYGARLVVAKPEGHKDPVYLSDLIRARRITTLHFVPSMLSPFLDQAAASVSDSLRHVFCSGEALPAQSVRRFRERFPGVELYNLYGPTEAAIDVTVWDCVGNEVGATVPIGRPIDNIRLYILDPHRQPCPVGVVGELYIAGVGVARGYLNQAELTAEKFVADPFCADGGRAMYRTGDLARFLPNGDIEYLGRNDFQVKLRGFRIELGEVEAAIASHASVKECVALVREDAPGDARLVAYVTAAPSLALANAEDVDAQADALNLALREHLQDRLPAFMIPSNFVWLATMPVTSNGKLDRKALPAPSFSAAAPSEAQAPREGVEARLAQLWRALLNTDAIGRQTHFFEAGGHSLLAVALMAGIQREFNLALSLSAIVAHLDLESQAGLIEAELARSQAEQTADAQSATLMSASTKPPASTQSPTQGIRALPAQRAIYKAVKLNPGDLSNNSFVALAFDAEPDLKQLRNLLQTVFSRHESLSAQFTLAEGELFLRPAKRFLFRLEKRHSLGSLEEDVRDFVRPFSLEDGVNVRGRWVSDAQGGVLLLDFSHACIDGSGLTQVLHELSADAAQSDAGGDLSAYSELFYSPAFALSDAHTRITGWRNCKVGRRPRRRSLLNRAPAHGWSLWTPTARRALKR, encoded by the coding sequence ATGTTTACTAAATCGTTGTCAGACAGTAATTCTGGCCATCTCGACCAAACCGACCCTGGCGTCGACGCCGTCGCGGACGATTGCGTGCACGACCTGTTCGAGCGTCAGGCGGCGCGCACCCCGGACGCTGTTGCGCTGCGTTTCGGCGCGCAAACCCTGACCTATGAGGCGTTGAACCGCCGCGCCAACAGACTGGCGCGTGAACTGCGCCGTCAGTATGGCGACGCCATGGCCGTCGTCGGCGTCTGCCTGGATCGCGGCATGGACGCTATCGTGGCGGTGCTGGGCGCGCTCAAAGCCGGCGCGGCCTATGCGCCGGTGGACATGAGTTATCCGGTTGAGCGTCAGGCCTATATTCTGCGCGACTCCAATGTCTCGGTGGTGATTTCCCGCGGTGAGATAATCCGCACGCTGCCCGATGCCTTCGCCTTCCTGGATATGGACGCCTATGACTTTTCCGGCGACGCAAACGACGATGAGGCGCAGAATTCGCCCCGCGCCTGCGCGCCGGAGGATCTGGCGTACCTTATCTATACCTCCGGCTCCACGGGAACGCCCAAGGGTGTGTGCATGCCCCACAAAGCCCTGGTGAATTTACTGGACTGGCAGATTCGCGAGCAGGGCGACTACGCAGGTAAGAAAACCCTGCAGTTTTCCCCGCTGAGCTTTGATGTGTCGTTTCAGGAAATCTTCGCCACGCTGGCCAGCGGCGGCGAACTGGTGTTGATGGCGAACGAGCTGCGGCTGGACCCGCTGGCGCTGCTGACGCTGATCGAGTCCCAGCAGGCGCAACGGATATTTCTGCCCTATGTGGCGCTGAACAGTCTGGCGCTGGCGGCGGTGGCGGAGGATCGCTATCCAGGCGGGCTGCTTGATGTAGTGACCGCCGGCGAGCAGCTGGTGATCACCCCCGCCATCAGGCAATTCTTCAGCGCCTTGCCGAACTGTCGTCTGCATAACCACTACGGCCCGTCGGAAAGCCATGTGGTGACGGCGCACACTTTGACCGGACATCCCCGGAGCTGGCCGGATCTGCCCTCAGTGGGGGCGGCCATCGATCAGGTTGAGCTGTTCGTGCTGGACGAGAACAACCGTCCGTTGCGCGACGAAACGCCGGGTGAGCTGTGCATTGGCGGGCTGCAACTCGCCTATGGCTATCATCAGCGTCCGCAGGAGACCGCCGCCCGGTTCGTCGATATCGATGTGGACGGCGGCGGGCCGCGGCGCCTGTATCGCACGGGGGATCTGGCGCGCTGGCGGCCGGACGGGCTGCTGGACATTCTGGGCCGCATCGATTTCCAGGTCAAAATACGCGGCTACCGGGTTGAACTGGGTGAAGTCGAAGCCATGCTGATGCGGCATCCTGCGGTGCGCGATGCGGTCGTGGCGGCGCAGGGAGAGGATGCGGACAGCAAATGTCTCGCGGCTTTCGTGCTGGTTTCGGAGCGGGCGCTACAACGACAGACGCCAGAGGGCGTTCAGGAAAGCATTCGCCGTTATATGCAGGAGCAGGCGCCGGACTACATGAGGCCCGCGGCGGTGGTCATCATGGAGCGTTTCCCGTTATCCGCCAGCGGCAAGGTCGACCGTAAAGCCTTTCCGGTCATCGCCCACAGGGCGGCGAACAACGGCGACGCCATGCCGCCCGAGACTGCGCTGGAGCGCCTGCTGGCGGAGGTGTGGAGCGAGCTGCTGGGGGTTCAGGACATCGGCCGCAGCGCGCACTTTTTCAACCTGGGCGGCCACTCGCTGCTTATCGTGAAAATGATGCTGGCGCTGCGCCGTCGCGGCTTCATCGTGGATGCGCACACTCTGTATCGGCACCCGGTCCTGGCGGATCTGGCGACGCAGTTGCGGCGGTTTGACGCGCAGCAGGGGACGGCGACTTTAGCGGCGAACGAAACCCGGCCGACGTTGTGGTCGCAACTGAGCCAGGAGGAACAGACCGCCATCGCCGCCGTCACGGGCGGACCCGCCAACATCAAGGACGTCTGTCCTTTGGGGCCGCTGCAGCAGGGCATGTTCTATCATACTCTCGCCAATCCGGCGGCGGACCCTTATGTGTTATGGCAGGCGACCCGGTTCGCCAGCGCCGATCTGTTGCATGGCTATCTGGATGCGTTGCGCAACACTATCTCCCGGCACGACGCTTTTCGCGTCAGTATTGCCTATAAAGGGCTGGCGCAACCGCTGCAGGTGGTTTGGCGAGAGGCGCCGTTGGCCGTAGAGGAAGTGCATGCGGAAAGAGAGGGTGAAGACGCCGTGACCGCCCTGAAGCGGCGCTGCGCCGCATCCGCGCAACGCTTCGATATCGCCAGGGCGCCCCTGCAGCGTTGTTACTACTGCTATGACGCCCAGAACGGGCAATGGGTGTTGCTGCACCTGCTGCATCATCTGGCGGTGGACCACGCCACTGTAGAAAAAATGCAGCAGGAGATAGAAGCGCAACTGCTGGGCAAAGCGCTGGCGCCGGTATCCGCCGTGTCGTTCTCCCAGACCCGGTCCGGCCTGTATTCCGACATCAATACTGCGGCGCGCAAAACCGACACCGCAGAGCGCAAAGCCTTCTTCGACGCCATGCTGCAGGACTATGAACCGGGGCCCGCGCCCCTTGGCCTGGAACAGTATCTGACCGGCGAAGATGCGGTCACGGAAGCCTGGCGCTCGCTCTCTCCGGCGCAATCCGCGCAGATTCGGCGGCAGGCCAGGGCGCACGGCGTCAGCGTCGCAGCGATTATTCATCTGGCCTGGGCCCAGGTAGTGGGCTGCCTGAGCGGTCGCGATGACGTGGTGTTCGGCACGGTGCTGCTGGGACGCATGTTCGCCGGCGACGAAGCGGAGAGCGCCATGGGGCAGTTCATCAACACGCTGCCGATTCGTCTGCGTCTGGGGGCGCTGCCGGTGCTGGAAGGACTCTGGAACGCCCAGGACAGGCTGATGCAATTGGTGAAGCATGAACAGGCCTCCCTGGCGCAGGCGCAAAAGTCCGCGCAGGTTCAGGGCGAGACGCCGTTGTTCACGACCATGCTGAACTACCGTCACAGTGACGTGCGCAATGTTCCGTCGGCGGACCCGTTTCAGGCCCTCAATCCGTCCGCCGTAGAGGGCGTCAGCTACTCCGGCGTGATGGAGCGCACCACCTATCCGGTGTCGGTGAATGTGGACGATTTTGGCGATGATTTTGTGGTCAACGCACAGGTGACGCAGGGACATGATCCAGAGCGGGTGTGCGACTTTTTTGAGACGGCGCTGCGGGAAATCGTCGGCGCCCTGGAAGCGGCGCCGGAAACCCGCCTTGGCCGCCTGAGCGCCATGCCTGAGCAGGAACGTGATCTGGTGGTGCGACGCTGGAATCAGACCCAGGCGGACTTTCCTGGCGAGGCCTGCCTGCATTGGTTGATCGAAGCGCAGGCTGCGCGCACGCCGGACGCGGTGGCAGTGGAATTCGGCGAGGAAACACTGACTTACGGGCAGTTGAACCGCCGCGCCAATCAACTGGCGCGCTATCTGAAGGAAGACGTGGGCGTCGGGCCGGACGCCATCGTCGGCGTCTGCGTGGAGCGCAGTCTGGAAATGGTGGTGGCCTTGCTGGCGGTGTTGAAAGCCGGCGCCGCCTATGCGCCGCTGGACCCGCATTATCCCGGCGACCGTCTCGACTACATGTTGCGCGACGCCGCTCCGAAAGCGGTGCTGACTCACGCTCAAGTACCCGCGGACGTTAATGCGCTGCTGGCGGCCTATGCCGTAGAGCGCGAGGCGCGCCTGATTGATCTCAATGCCACGTCGGCCTGGGAGCACAAGCGCAGCGTCGATCTGAGCCGGGAAGAAACGGCGGTGAACGCCTCTCATCTGGCGTATGTCATCTACACATCCGGGTCCACCGGACGCCCGAAAGGCGTGATGAACGAACATCGCGGCGTGGTGAACCGTTTGACCTGGATGCAGAAGGCCCACGCTTTGACGGCGGAGGACGCGGTGCTGCAAAAAACGCCGTTCAGCTTCGATGTCTCCGTGTGGGAATTCTTCTGGCCGTTGATGTACGGCGCGCGCCTGGTGGTGGCGAAGCCGGAGGGGCACAAGGACCCGGTTTACTTGAGCGACCTCATTCGCGCCCGTCGCATCACCACCCTGCATTTCGTGCCGTCCATGCTGTCGCCGTTTCTGGATCAGGCGGCGGCCAGCGTCAGCGACAGCCTGCGCCATGTGTTTTGCAGCGGCGAAGCCTTGCCTGCTCAGAGCGTGCGTCGATTCCGGGAGCGATTCCCCGGCGTTGAACTCTATAACCTGTATGGACCGACCGAGGCCGCGATAGACGTGACGGTGTGGGATTGCGTGGGCAATGAGGTCGGCGCGACGGTTCCCATCGGCCGTCCGATCGACAACATCCGCCTTTATATTCTTGATCCGCACCGCCAGCCCTGTCCGGTCGGAGTCGTTGGCGAGCTGTATATCGCTGGCGTGGGCGTGGCGCGGGGCTATCTGAATCAGGCTGAATTAACCGCCGAAAAATTCGTCGCCGATCCATTCTGCGCTGACGGGGGGCGGGCCATGTATCGCACGGGCGATCTGGCGCGTTTTCTACCGAATGGCGACATTGAGTACCTGGGACGCAATGACTTTCAGGTCAAACTGCGCGGTTTTCGCATTGAGCTGGGCGAGGTGGAGGCGGCGATTGCGTCCCACGCCAGCGTCAAGGAATGCGTGGCGCTGGTGCGCGAAGATGCGCCGGGAGACGCCCGTCTGGTCGCCTATGTCACGGCCGCGCCGTCACTGGCGCTGGCGAACGCCGAAGACGTGGACGCTCAGGCAGACGCGTTGAATCTCGCGCTGCGGGAACATCTGCAAGACCGCCTGCCGGCGTTCATGATTCCTTCCAACTTTGTCTGGCTGGCGACCATGCCCGTCACCAGCAATGGCAAACTGGATCGCAAAGCGTTGCCGGCGCCGTCTTTCAGCGCCGCGGCTCCTTCTGAGGCGCAAGCGCCCAGGGAGGGCGTGGAGGCCAGACTGGCGCAACTGTGGCGCGCTCTGCTCAACACCGACGCCATTGGCCGTCAAACGCACTTTTTCGAAGCCGGCGGACACTCCTTGTTGGCGGTGGCGCTGATGGCGGGCATTCAGCGGGAGTTCAATCTCGCTTTATCCCTGAGCGCAATCGTAGCGCATCTGGATCTGGAGAGTCAGGCCGGATTGATTGAAGCCGAATTAGCACGTTCTCAGGCGGAACAGACTGCGGACGCGCAATCAGCGACACTTATGTCAGCGTCAACTAAGCCGCCAGCATCAACTCAGTCACCGACCCAGGGCATTCGGGCGCTGCCTGCGCAAAGAGCGATTTACAAGGCGGTGAAACTGAATCCCGGCGATCTCAGCAACAACAGTTTCGTGGCGCTGGCGTTTGATGCGGAGCCGGATCTGAAGCAACTGCGCAATCTGCTGCAAACGGTGTTTTCACGCCATGAGAGTCTCAGCGCGCAGTTTACGCTCGCGGAAGGCGAACTTTTCCTGCGCCCCGCCAAACGCTTCCTGTTTCGTCTGGAAAAACGGCACAGTCTGGGGAGTCTGGAAGAGGATGTGCGCGACTTTGTGCGGCCGTTTTCTCTGGAGGATGGGGTAAACGTGCGCGGTCGCTGGGTATCCGATGCTCAGGGCGGCGTTTTGTTGCTGGATTTCTCTCATGCCTGCATTGACGGCTCGGGACTGACCCAGGTTCTGCATGAGCTGTCGGCGGACGCCGCCCAGTCCGACGCCGGCGGCGATCTGAGCGCGTACTCCGAGTTGTTCTACAGCCCGGCCTTCGCCCTCAGCGACGCACACACGCGGATTACTGGCTGGCGCAACTGCAAGGTTGGACGCCGTCCTCGCCGGCGGTCACTGCTCAACCGCGCACCGGCGCATGGCTGGTCTCTGTGGACGCCGACTGCAAGGCGCGCATTGAAGCGCTGA
- a CDS encoding serine hydrolase, with product MNNVGLIRIGVLLISLLFALTGRAFADMAGVKPAADLAQTVSELTRRWDASQIPTGGLSVVVNGQAQTLRLGEQEAGVFELASCSKAFTGLLIAVLEQEGALSRQDAITRWIPELNQRPELGYSAIRLNNLLFHSSGLSGDTLDLLRPSDAANALEQLPGLLRDTPLAYPVGAREEYATLNYSLLGLAAERATGKSFAALLREKIFLPLGMKDTFVEGDPAATAPRIPGYKLSFTVARPYEAPRYLQNTPAGYILSTPEDMALWLQFLLQPPPQQSDARLDVLQWALQQAKRPYGGDSDSGYAYGWDVEAGATTSWSHPGQNPNAGAYVAFDPQTGVGVALLGNSNSPQVIQLGRAVFEHLRGASPQPLPERFAADTGDWGATVAAVVFWLCALLTLPVLRRLQTRSAEPADGEGKGSQVDAAIVQESFVQSAERVSWRAFLGRLLVLNVALASVLMIAPPLTLGLGWANLLVWGPTSLLAAAAGLVVCVNALSLFFFQASRHSDKFNSKTFSSLMIAKVVGLTVISGLLNSALVLCIIQAIDSPAANLAYSAALLFNCIYFYISARKAAELQIMRFGHAFVQGWRMEIIRKLLASDYKSVERLSPGKIQSVVGEDSQELAKSVLAFVPFFANLLTIVFLFAYLMAFKSALATSILLACAVPMIGLYYYVSERANRIMPQALQTRSEFMDTVEDLQKGYKGLRREAVKRSFHRHAQAVSDRFKGLRIQYDRGFLSAFFIGESLLTVLLVAVALLFPLLIPRFDGDASKEYLIILLYLIGPLNAVMSAMPELVRLRSLMRNMVAFSQSIQSVESGVAGATLQQAKTLQPVKTLQLEGVRFNYPAPGGESECFGVGPVSMTAERGKAYFLTGGNGSGKSTLAMILAGLYAPAQGALRIDGVEVSQSQLLEHTRAIFSDNWLFKRVYDPALIAARDAINRNIALLGMADKSTLLDDGAFDNIKLSTGQRKRLSLAMLLADPSPVVVLDEWAADQDPRSKSRFYKEWVPMLKAQGRIVFVVTHDDEYFSEADALITMKNGQLIEFKEDSYVY from the coding sequence ATGAATAATGTCGGCTTAATCCGCATTGGCGTACTTCTGATCAGCCTCCTGTTTGCGTTGACGGGACGCGCGTTCGCCGACATGGCGGGCGTCAAGCCCGCGGCGGACCTGGCGCAGACGGTCAGCGAGCTGACCCGGCGCTGGGACGCGTCGCAGATCCCCACCGGGGGACTCAGCGTGGTCGTCAATGGTCAGGCGCAAACGTTGCGTCTGGGAGAGCAGGAAGCCGGCGTATTCGAGCTGGCGTCCTGTTCGAAAGCCTTCACCGGCCTGTTGATCGCCGTACTGGAGCAGGAAGGCGCGCTGAGCAGGCAGGATGCGATCACGCGCTGGATTCCGGAGCTGAATCAGCGTCCGGAATTGGGATATTCCGCCATTCGCCTGAATAATCTGCTGTTCCATAGCAGCGGCCTGTCCGGGGATACCCTGGACCTGCTGCGCCCCAGCGACGCCGCCAACGCTCTTGAGCAACTGCCGGGCTTGTTACGGGACACGCCGCTGGCTTACCCGGTCGGCGCCAGGGAAGAGTACGCCACGCTGAACTACAGCCTGTTGGGGCTGGCGGCGGAACGGGCGACGGGGAAATCCTTCGCGGCCCTGTTACGGGAGAAAATTTTCCTGCCTCTGGGCATGAAGGACACTTTTGTGGAAGGCGACCCCGCCGCCACCGCGCCGCGCATACCGGGCTATAAGCTCAGCTTCACCGTCGCCAGACCTTATGAGGCGCCGCGCTATCTGCAAAACACCCCGGCGGGATACATCCTCAGCACGCCGGAGGACATGGCGTTGTGGTTGCAGTTTCTGCTGCAGCCCCCGCCACAGCAAAGCGACGCGCGTCTGGACGTCCTGCAATGGGCGTTGCAGCAGGCGAAACGTCCCTATGGCGGCGACAGCGACTCAGGCTACGCCTACGGGTGGGATGTGGAGGCGGGCGCCACCACCAGTTGGAGTCATCCTGGGCAGAACCCCAACGCCGGCGCCTATGTGGCGTTCGATCCGCAAACCGGAGTCGGCGTTGCGTTGCTGGGCAACAGCAACAGCCCGCAAGTGATTCAGCTGGGCCGGGCGGTCTTCGAACATCTGCGAGGCGCGTCGCCGCAGCCTCTGCCGGAGCGCTTCGCCGCGGATACGGGAGACTGGGGCGCGACCGTCGCCGCCGTGGTTTTCTGGTTGTGCGCGCTGCTGACGCTGCCTGTACTGCGGCGTCTGCAAACGCGTTCCGCGGAGCCGGCGGATGGCGAAGGCAAGGGCTCCCAGGTGGACGCGGCCATTGTGCAGGAAAGTTTCGTGCAGTCTGCGGAAAGGGTGAGCTGGCGCGCATTCCTGGGACGCCTGCTGGTGCTGAACGTCGCGCTGGCGTCGGTGCTGATGATCGCGCCGCCCCTTACCCTGGGACTGGGATGGGCGAACCTGCTGGTGTGGGGCCCAACAAGTCTGCTGGCTGCGGCGGCGGGACTGGTGGTCTGCGTCAACGCTCTGAGCCTGTTCTTTTTCCAGGCGTCCCGTCACAGCGACAAGTTCAACAGCAAAACCTTTTCGTCGCTGATGATCGCCAAAGTGGTCGGCCTGACGGTGATTTCCGGCCTGCTCAACTCGGCCCTGGTGCTGTGCATCATCCAGGCGATTGACAGCCCGGCGGCCAATCTGGCGTACAGCGCTGCGCTGTTGTTCAACTGCATCTATTTCTACATTTCCGCCCGCAAGGCCGCGGAACTGCAGATCATGCGGTTCGGCCACGCTTTCGTGCAGGGCTGGCGCATGGAGATCATCCGTAAGCTGCTGGCGTCGGATTACAAAAGCGTGGAGCGACTCTCGCCTGGAAAAATTCAGTCCGTGGTGGGTGAAGATTCCCAGGAGCTGGCCAAAAGCGTGCTCGCCTTCGTGCCGTTCTTCGCCAACCTGCTGACGATTGTGTTTCTGTTCGCCTATCTGATGGCGTTCAAATCCGCGCTGGCGACGTCCATTCTGCTGGCCTGCGCGGTTCCCATGATTGGCCTGTACTACTACGTGTCCGAGCGCGCCAACCGCATCATGCCGCAGGCGTTGCAGACCCGCAGTGAGTTCATGGACACCGTCGAAGACCTGCAGAAGGGCTACAAAGGGCTGCGCCGGGAGGCGGTGAAACGCAGTTTCCATCGTCACGCCCAGGCGGTGTCAGACCGCTTCAAGGGACTGAGAATTCAGTATGACCGCGGCTTCCTGAGCGCGTTCTTCATCGGCGAGTCCCTGCTTACGGTGTTGCTGGTGGCGGTGGCTTTGCTGTTTCCGTTGCTGATTCCCCGGTTCGACGGAGATGCGTCGAAAGAGTATCTGATCATCCTGCTGTACCTGATCGGTCCTTTGAACGCGGTCATGTCGGCGATGCCCGAACTGGTGCGGCTGCGCAGCCTGATGCGCAATATGGTGGCGTTCAGTCAGTCCATCCAGAGCGTTGAGTCCGGCGTGGCGGGCGCGACTTTGCAACAGGCCAAAACCCTGCAACCGGTCAAAACCCTGCAGCTTGAAGGCGTTCGCTTCAACTATCCCGCGCCGGGAGGGGAAAGCGAATGCTTCGGGGTCGGGCCGGTCTCCATGACGGCGGAAAGGGGCAAGGCCTACTTCCTGACAGGCGGCAACGGCTCCGGCAAGAGCACCCTGGCGATGATTCTGGCGGGTCTCTACGCCCCCGCCCAGGGCGCGCTCAGGATAGACGGCGTCGAGGTGTCGCAAAGCCAGTTGCTGGAGCACACCCGCGCCATCTTCAGCGACAACTGGCTGTTCAAGCGGGTATACGACCCCGCCCTGATCGCGGCGCGGGACGCCATCAACCGCAACATCGCGCTGCTGGGCATGGCGGATAAGTCCACCCTGCTGGACGACGGCGCCTTCGACAACATCAAGCTGTCCACCGGGCAGCGCAAACGCCTTTCTTTGGCCATGCTGCTGGCGGACCCCAGTCCGGTGGTGGTGCTGGATGAGTGGGCCGCGGACCAGGACCCGCGCTCCAAATCCCGGTTTTACAAGGAATGGGTCCCTATGCTGAAAGCCCAGGGACGCATCGTTTTTGTCGTGACCCATGATGATGAGTATTTTTCCGAGGCGGACGCCCTGATCACCATGAAAAACGGTCAACTTATTGAGTTCAAAGAAGATAGTTATGTTTACTAA